A stretch of the Lactuca sativa cultivar Salinas chromosome 9, Lsat_Salinas_v11, whole genome shotgun sequence genome encodes the following:
- the LOC111881287 gene encoding protein FAR1-RELATED SEQUENCE 7-like, with translation MNTDIRLADDTTEIHMVEEIDANSYFESTLECEKIIDVNVNLGHDGDESIMGKVFNTPHDAYTFYNQYAFLHGFGIRIHWDYKNKTTNEAYRKMYVCNKEGFKRSKTNSSCVGAKKQRRDLRTGCQAMLRISKGKDGLWFVDMFNDTHNHELSTTPTKVTKHRSHGKLHRSLACKSLMIELGQSGLKPSQIKKAVNAMKTPQDIDVTSKQCVDVLSEQRRQYKGKEFYGLIKHFQDKALVDVNQYFVVDLFEDESPRNIFWADGRSRDAYTKFGDVVVFDVTYMTNKFKMPFSPFVGVNHHGQTILFGGALLENEKEETFRWLFEHF, from the coding sequence ATGAACACAGACATTCGACTAGCAGATGACACTACTGAAATACATATGGTTGAAGAAATTGATGCAAATAGTTATTTTGAATCAACCTTAGAGTGTGAGAAAATAATTGATGTCAATGTAAATCTTGGTCATGATGGAGATGAAAGTATCATGGGAAAGGTTTTTAATACACCTCATGATGCCTATACGTTTTATAATCAATATGCTTTTTTACATGGATTTGGTATACGAATTCATTGGGACTATAAAAATAAGACGACAAATGAGGCTTACCGTAAGATGTACGTTTGCAATAAAGAAGGGTTTAAAAGATCGAAGACTAATAGTTCATGTGTGGGTGCAAAGAAACAACGTAGAGATTTGAGGACCGGATGTCAAGCAATGCTTCGAATTTCAAAAGGAAAAGATGGGCTATGGTTTGTGGACATGTTTAACGATACCCACAATCATGAGTTGAGCACTACACCTACAAAAGTAACGAAGCATCGTTCTCATGGGAAGTTACATCGTTCATTGGCATGTAAATCTCTTATGATAGAACTTGGTCAATCGGGGTTAAAGCCTTCTCAAATTAAAAAAGCTGTTAATGCAATGAAAACTCCACAGGACATTGATGTTACTTCAAAGCAATGTGTGGATGTCTTATCTGAGCAACGAAGACAATACAAAGGTAAGGAGTTTTATGGGCTTATCAAACATTTTCAAGATAAAGCATTAGTAGATGTTAACCAGTATTTTGTTGTGGATTTATTTGAGGATGAGTCACCTCGAAATATTTTTTGGGCCGATGGAAGATCAAGGGATGCGTATACTAAATTCGGAgatgttgttgtgtttgatgttacATACATGACGAACAAATTTAAGATGCCATTTTCTCCATTTGTTGGGGTGAACCATCATGGTCAAACCATATTGTTTGGTGGTGCATTGCTAGAAAATGAAAAAGAAGAAACTTTTCGATGGTTATTTGAGCATTTTTAA
- the LOC111881194 gene encoding transcription factor MTB3: MGDKFGLEEEDKAMIENVLGREACDYLLWSASNKLSDEFRSRTSDLGVQDGLRKILEGSDWNYSIFWQVSNSKSGKSALIWGDGHYKDSTETQAGGGHGTNRKKRVLQKLHSCFKGHEKGNLVAKMDLVSDVEMFYLTSMFYLFPFDKPSSPSQSFNTSRSVWVSDTRSCEEHYQSRSFLAKSARFQTLVFIPLKRGVLELGSFKSIPEDQSFIAMAKTLFNGCHPKGLPKIFGQELSLGGNSNGNGGPKSGPISINFSPKVEEDVDFGGESYEIPSRNGFGGNSSNNDNEGKLFPNHVMNGVLNSSQSIQSSSPNQDSLMDRKPRKRGRKPANGREEPLNHVEAERQRREKLNQRFYALRAVVPNISKMDKASLLGDAISYITDLQSKIRMMEAEKDVMGAPEVDFMARKDDAVVRVSCPLDEHPVARVIKTFREHQMVMQDTNVSTTEDGKVMHSFSFQGLAGAAVAQQLKEKLESVFSD; the protein is encoded by the coding sequence ATGGGAGACAAATTTGGGTTGGAGGAAGAAGATAAAGCCATGATAGAGAACGTATTGGGTCGTGAAGCTTGCGATTACTTGTTATGGTCAGCTTCAAATAAGCTTTCAGATGAATTCAGATCAAGAACAAGTGATTTAGGGGTTCAAGACGGGCTTCGAAAGATTCTCGAGGGGTCAGACTGGAATTACTCCATTTTCTGGCAAGTTTCCAATTCAAAATCAGGCAAATCTGCTTTAATCTGGGGCGATGGCCATTATAAAGACTCAACAGAAACCCAAGCTGGTGGTGGGCATGGAACCAATAGGAAAAAACGGGTTCTGCAGAAGCTTCATTCTTGTTTTAAGGGACACGAAAAAGGAAATCTTGTTGCAAAAATGGATTTAGTTTCTGATGTGGAAATGTTTTATTTAACCTCGATGTTTTATCTGTTCCCATTTGATAAACCTTCAAGCCCTTCTCAATCTTTCAACACAAGTCGGTCCGTTTGGGTTTCTGATACAAGAAGCTGTGAAGAACATTACCAGTCAAGATCTTTTTTAGCAAAATCAGCACGCTTTCAGACACTCGTATTTATCCCGCTTAAAAGAGGAGTCTTGGAGTTGGGTTCTTTTAAGTCAATCCCAGAAGACCAAAGCTTCATAGCAATGGCTAAAACTTTGTTTAATGGATGCCACCCGAAAGGATTACCCAAAATCTTCGGTCAAGAATTAAGTCTCGGTGGTAATAGTAATGGTAATGGTGGTCCGAAATCCGGTCCAATCAGCATCAACTTTTCACCAAAAGTGGAAGAAGATGTGGATTTCGGAGGGGAATCATACGAAATACCTTCGAGAAACGGTTTCGGTGGGAATTCTTCCAACAATGATAATGAAGGGAAGTTGTTTCCTAACCATGTGATGAATGGAGTATTGAATTCATCGCAATCAATCCAATCATCATCACCAAATCAAGACTCATTAATGGACAGAAAGCCAAGAAAAAGAGGAAGAAAACCCGCAAACGGAAGAGAAGAACCGTTGAACCACGTGGAGGCGGAGAGACAGCGACGGGAGAAACTAAACCAACGGTTCTACGCGCTCCGAGCGGTGGTCCCCAACATTTCAAAAATGGACAAAGCGTCGCTACTTGGTGATGCGATTTCATACATAACAGATCTTCAATCAAAGAtaagaatgatggaagctgaaaaGGATGTGATGGGTGCACCCGAGGTTGATTTCATGGCTAGAAAAGACGATGCGGTTGTTAGGGTGAGCTGCCCGTTGGATGAGCACCCGGTTGCCCGGGTTATAAAAACATTTCGGGAACATCAGATGGTGATGCAGGACACAAATGTTTCAACCACAGAAGACGGGAAGGTCATGCATTCCTTCTCGTTTCAAGGTCTTGCTGGTGCTGCTGTTGCACAGCAGCTCAAAGAGAAGCTTGAATCCGTCTTTTCAGATTGA